A genomic segment from Archocentrus centrarchus isolate MPI-CPG fArcCen1 unplaced genomic scaffold, fArcCen1 scaffold_24_ctg1_1, whole genome shotgun sequence encodes:
- the LOC115775857 gene encoding uncharacterized protein LOC115775857 — protein sequence MKTAPVSLLLGVCVLWFSALTVAAVSLHVSPNFQQFFSGPSAVFLSCVDDNGDGQTVDGWTVRRTRGGLTEACGAAADFTMNDSLCVLDRNSSYSGTFWCESSSGQKSDEVPISVSKKGVILEIPALPVRPGSDVTLQCKKKNGEPVPSYIFMNGRLLGAGSRSEHVIRRSQQSDEGLYWCATDTFGESPQSFLRVRGPPITSLKASVHPVSGTIPSLSTLPPPTNSSSPPPPPSVPLIRVFCHLLVFCLYCVCTILLLSMCCSRSSGSKYAVSTEMPLHNEEYDDIVADITTEYIF from the exons gtgtgtgtgtgctgtggttCTCTGCACTGACTGTTGCTGCAG TGTCTCTGCATGTCAGTCCAAACTTTCAGCAGTTCTTCAGTGGACCTTCTGCAGTGTTTCTGAGCTGTGTTGATGATAATGGTGATGGACAGACAGTTGATGGATGGACGGTGAGGAGGACCAGAGGAGGTCTTACTGAGGCctgtggagcagctgcagaCTTTACGATGAATGACAGTTTGTGCGTTCTGGATCGTAACTCCTCCTACAGCGGAACCTTCTGGTGTGAAAGCTCCTCTGGACAGAAGAGCGACGAAGTCCCCATCAGTGTGTCCA AAAAAGGTGTGATCCTGGAGATCCCCGCTCTTCCTGTAAGaccaggaagtgatgtcactcTGCAATGCAAGAAGAAGAATGGTGAACCAGTTCCATCGTATATTTTCATGAATGGACGTCTTCTTGGAGCTGGATCTCGATCAGAGCACGTCATCAGaagaagccagcagtctgacgaAGGTCTCTACTGGTGTGCTACTGATACCTTTGGAGAATCTCCTCAGAGCTTTctgagggtcagag GTCCTCCCATAACTTCTCTCAAAGCGTCTGTCCATCCAGTTTCTGGGACCATTCCTTCTCTGtccactcttcctcctccaacaaactcttcctcccctcctcctcctccctcagtGCCTCTGATCAGAGTCTTCTGCCACCTGTTGGTCTTCTGTCTGTACTGCGTCTGCACCATCCTGCTGCTGTCCATGTGCTGCAGCAGGAGCTCAG GTAGCAAATATGCTGTTTCCACAGAGATGCCCTTGCATAATGAGGAGTATGATGACATCGTTGCTGACATCACCACTGAGTACATCTTTTGA